The Flavobacterium sp. HJ-32-4 genome contains a region encoding:
- a CDS encoding DUF1801 domain-containing protein, whose product MQPDVATYHTSLSSEDRHICERLYALLEKGLPEAEIKVWHSHPVWFLDGNPVAGYSTQKAGIRLMFWSGADFGDERLKMGTGKFRDASFFYQNADDVHEHDLLEWSSKARDIQWDYQNIVKRKGQLIRLK is encoded by the coding sequence ATGCAACCCGACGTCGCCACCTATCACACGTCCCTTTCATCAGAGGACAGACACATCTGCGAACGACTGTATGCGCTATTGGAAAAAGGACTTCCGGAAGCCGAAATAAAGGTCTGGCATTCCCATCCCGTATGGTTCCTTGACGGCAATCCGGTGGCGGGCTACAGTACGCAGAAAGCGGGTATTCGACTGATGTTTTGGAGCGGTGCCGATTTTGGCGATGAACGCCTCAAAATGGGAACGGGCAAATTCCGGGATGCCTCCTTCTTTTACCAAAACGCCGACGATGTACACGAGCATGACCTGTTGGAATGGTCGTCCAAAGCGCGTGACATCCAGTGGGATTACCAAAACATCGTCAAGCGGAAAGGGCAACTTATAAGGTT
- a CDS encoding YebC/PmpR family DNA-binding transcriptional regulator yields the protein MGRAFEFRKGRKMKRWAAMAKAFTRIGKDIVMAVKEGGPNPDANSRLRAVIQNAKAANMPKENVERAIKKATDKDTANYKEVLFEGYAPHGIAILIETATDNNNRTVANIRSYFNKCNGSLGTQGSVEFMFDHTCNFRIPKDGIDPEELELELIDFGAEEVFEDEDGIMIYAPFGSFGAIQKELENRGIDILSSGFERIPQVTKELTEEQMADVEKLLEKIEEDDDVMNVYHTMQES from the coding sequence ATGGGAAGAGCGTTTGAATTCCGTAAGGGAAGAAAGATGAAACGTTGGGCCGCGATGGCGAAAGCGTTTACGCGTATTGGAAAAGACATCGTGATGGCCGTGAAAGAAGGTGGTCCGAACCCGGATGCGAATTCACGCCTCCGCGCCGTCATCCAGAACGCAAAAGCGGCGAACATGCCGAAAGAGAACGTCGAACGTGCCATCAAGAAAGCGACCGACAAAGATACAGCCAACTATAAGGAAGTACTTTTCGAAGGCTACGCCCCGCACGGCATCGCCATCCTGATTGAAACCGCGACCGACAACAACAACCGGACGGTGGCCAATATCCGCAGCTATTTCAACAAGTGCAACGGCAGCCTGGGCACGCAGGGTTCCGTTGAATTCATGTTCGACCATACCTGCAACTTCCGCATCCCGAAAGACGGCATCGATCCGGAAGAGCTCGAACTCGAACTGATCGACTTCGGCGCCGAAGAAGTGTTCGAAGACGAAGACGGAATCATGATCTACGCCCCGTTCGGCAGTTTTGGTGCGATCCAGAAAGAACTGGAGAACCGCGGCATTGACATCCTTTCCTCTGGTTTTGAGCGTATCCCGCAGGTTACCAAAGAACTGACGGAAGAGCAGATGGCGGATGTAGAGAAACTCCTCGAAAAAATCGAAGAAGACGACGATGTCATGAACGTGTACCACACCATGCAAGAGTCTTAA
- a CDS encoding DUF3050 domain-containing protein has translation MTAPVTALRQQLAPIETAILHHDLYDSITDIEGLRRFMEHHVYAVWDFMSLLKSLQRELTCTSLPWLPIGDPVTRRLINEIVLGEESDEDADGVVMSHFELYLKAMEEAGADTQPIRTFVQALAGGQTLEDAFETADVPAAARAFVSYTFNIIRHHGVHVQSAVFTFGREDLIPGMFLALVKDLRDRFPQIGTFCYYLERHIEVDGDHHSHLALRMTSLLCGDDKTKWQEATEAAVQSLTMRKQLWDSVSEVLASGVVR, from the coding sequence ATGACTGCCCCTGTTACTGCGCTCCGTCAGCAATTGGCCCCGATTGAAACCGCTATCCTGCACCACGATCTATACGATTCCATTACCGATATCGAAGGCCTGCGCCGGTTTATGGAACACCATGTTTACGCCGTATGGGATTTCATGTCATTGCTTAAATCGCTACAACGTGAACTGACCTGTACCTCCCTGCCATGGCTACCGATAGGCGATCCGGTTACGCGGCGGCTGATCAATGAAATCGTGTTGGGAGAAGAGTCAGACGAAGATGCCGACGGTGTGGTCATGAGCCATTTCGAACTCTACCTCAAGGCCATGGAGGAAGCCGGTGCCGACACCCAACCGATCCGTACGTTCGTGCAGGCACTGGCGGGCGGACAAACCCTGGAAGATGCTTTTGAAACCGCAGACGTCCCGGCCGCGGCGCGTGCGTTTGTCTCCTATACCTTCAACATCATTCGCCACCACGGTGTGCACGTGCAATCGGCCGTATTCACCTTCGGGCGCGAAGACCTTATTCCGGGTATGTTCCTGGCGTTGGTGAAAGACCTCCGTGACCGCTTCCCGCAAATCGGCACCTTCTGTTATTACCTGGAGCGCCATATAGAGGTAGACGGTGACCACCACAGCCACCTGGCCCTACGGATGACATCGCTTTTGTGCGGTGACGACAAAACGAAATGGCAGGAAGCCACCGAGGCCGCGGTGCAAAGCCTTACGATGCGGAAACAGTTGTGGGACAGCGTCAGCGAAGTACTGGCATCCGGCGTCGTACGATAA
- a CDS encoding glycoside hydrolase family 130 protein: MKDLAHRFPENPLLVPSDIRPSRPGMEVICLLNPGVFRFDGKIWLLLRVAENLSPREGSVLFPTFDVAGEVAIQEVFLPDPDLDTTDPRVMRYKGLDYLTTLSHFRLVCSENGVDFVETTDFPSILPKGENERFGIEDARVSLIGDEYFIAYTAVSSNGVGVGLRSTRDWRSFDRHGMILPPHNKDAAIFEETINGRYYILHRPSSVAIGGNFIWLAESMDGLHWGNHRCLIRTRHGYWDSARVGAGAAPIKTEKGWLEIYHGATAEHRYCLGAFLLDLRDPARVIARSETPIMEPTESYELSGFFGHVVFTNGHVVDGDELTIYYGAADEFVCGARFSIAEILDSLLPVT, translated from the coding sequence ATGAAGGACCTTGCCCACCGTTTCCCCGAAAACCCGCTCCTGGTACCTTCCGACATCCGCCCCAGTCGCCCGGGCATGGAAGTCATCTGCTTGTTGAATCCGGGTGTCTTTCGGTTTGACGGCAAAATCTGGCTATTGCTGCGGGTAGCCGAAAACCTGTCGCCGCGCGAGGGCAGTGTGCTGTTTCCGACCTTTGATGTGGCCGGAGAGGTGGCGATACAGGAAGTCTTCCTCCCCGATCCGGACCTCGATACCACCGACCCGCGGGTGATGCGCTATAAAGGACTCGACTACCTCACGACCCTCTCGCACTTTCGACTGGTGTGCAGTGAAAACGGCGTGGATTTTGTCGAAACCACCGATTTCCCCAGTATCCTACCAAAGGGCGAAAACGAACGCTTTGGAATAGAAGATGCCCGGGTGAGCCTGATAGGCGACGAATATTTTATCGCCTACACAGCGGTTTCCTCCAACGGTGTGGGGGTCGGCCTGCGCAGCACGCGCGACTGGCGCTCGTTTGACCGGCACGGTATGATTCTCCCGCCTCACAACAAAGACGCCGCGATTTTCGAAGAAACCATCAACGGGCGGTACTACATACTGCACCGACCGAGCAGTGTGGCCATTGGCGGGAATTTCATCTGGCTCGCCGAATCGATGGACGGCCTGCATTGGGGCAACCACCGCTGCCTCATCCGGACGCGCCACGGGTATTGGGACAGCGCCCGCGTGGGGGCCGGAGCCGCGCCCATCAAAACCGAAAAGGGCTGGCTCGAAATCTACCACGGCGCCACGGCCGAGCACAGGTATTGCCTGGGTGCCTTCCTACTTGACCTACGCGATCCGGCCCGCGTCATCGCCCGCAGCGAAACACCGATCATGGAACCGACCGAATCGTATGAACTCAGCGGGTTCTTCGGTCACGTGGTCTTTACCAACGGGCATGTCGTTGACGGCGATGAACTGACGATCTACTATGGTGCCGCCGATGAATTCGTGTGCGGTGCCCGTTTTTCAATTGCAGAAATTCTCGATTCCCTTCTTCCCGTGACGTAA